The Micromonospora sp. NBC_00421 genome contains a region encoding:
- a CDS encoding carbohydrate kinase family protein: MGYAVVLGEALIDLLDAECEGRPVFRQAIGGGPLNVAVGVARLGGTAQFVGSLGDDVLAGRIRDFLATAGVGLTGAVTVAAPTTLAVTTHTGAEPDFRFYGDPPSYGLLAAADLDVALVEGADVLYCGSIVLLSPPTLAAARRAWSLAPGLRVFDPNVRPRLLAGPAELAGLREVVVEFAAGAHLVKLSSADAALLWPDEPVEGVAAYLRELGAGTVVVTLGADGALVAAGPDPVRVPAPKVRAVDATGAGDSVMAALVAELLVDGEPTAPADWHRRVAFALRVAGLVCESPGGAVAMPTRDEVRRRFAA; the protein is encoded by the coding sequence GTGGGATACGCGGTGGTGCTCGGTGAGGCGCTGATCGACCTGCTGGACGCCGAGTGCGAGGGTCGGCCGGTGTTCCGCCAGGCGATCGGCGGCGGCCCGCTCAACGTCGCCGTCGGGGTGGCCCGGCTCGGCGGCACGGCCCAGTTCGTCGGCTCCCTCGGCGACGACGTGCTCGCCGGCCGGATCCGCGACTTCCTGGCCACCGCCGGGGTCGGGCTGACCGGGGCGGTCACCGTCGCGGCACCCACCACGCTGGCGGTGACCACGCACACCGGGGCCGAGCCGGACTTCCGGTTCTACGGCGACCCGCCGTCGTACGGCCTGCTCGCCGCCGCCGACCTGGACGTGGCGCTGGTCGAGGGCGCGGACGTGCTCTACTGCGGCTCGATCGTGCTGTTGAGCCCGCCCACGCTCGCCGCCGCACGCCGGGCCTGGTCGCTCGCGCCCGGCCTGCGGGTCTTCGACCCCAACGTCCGCCCCCGGCTGCTGGCCGGTCCGGCGGAGCTGGCCGGTCTGCGGGAGGTGGTGGTGGAGTTCGCCGCCGGGGCGCACCTGGTGAAGCTCAGCAGCGCCGACGCCGCCCTGCTCTGGCCCGACGAGCCGGTCGAGGGGGTCGCGGCGTACCTGCGGGAGTTGGGTGCGGGCACGGTGGTGGTGACCCTCGGCGCGGACGGTGCCCTGGTCGCCGCCGGCCCCGACCCGGTCCGGGTGCCCGCCCCGAAGGTGCGGGCGGTGGACGCCACCGGCGCGGGTGACTCGGTGATGGCCGCGCTCGTGGCCGAGCTGCTCGTCGACGGCGAACCGACCGCGCCGGCCGACTGGCACCGGCGGGTGGCGTTCGCGCTGCGGGTCGCCGGCCTGGTCTGCGAGTCGCCCGGCGGCGCGGTCGCCATGCCCACCCGGGACGAGGTGCGCCGCCGCTTCGCCGCCTGA
- a CDS encoding thioesterase family protein, which produces MQEQPDEPFPPGLTGQVELTVTEADTAQAVGSGDVPVLATPRVLALAEAATVAATAAGMPAGRTTVGVRVELAHLAATPVGRTVVAQARLVEADGRRLLFEVAVTDGDATVASGRVERALVDRQRFVARAARLS; this is translated from the coding sequence ATGCAGGAGCAGCCGGACGAACCCTTCCCGCCGGGGCTGACCGGCCAGGTCGAGCTGACCGTCACCGAGGCCGACACGGCGCAGGCCGTCGGCTCCGGTGACGTGCCGGTGCTGGCCACCCCCCGGGTGCTCGCCCTCGCCGAGGCCGCCACGGTGGCCGCGACGGCAGCCGGGATGCCCGCCGGCCGGACCACGGTCGGGGTCCGGGTCGAGCTGGCCCACCTGGCCGCCACCCCGGTCGGGCGGACCGTGGTGGCCCAGGCCCGGCTGGTCGAGGCCGACGGCCGACGGCTGCTGTTCGAGGTGGCGGTGACCGACGGCGACGCGACGGTGGCGTCGGGCCGGGTGGAACGGGCGCTCGTCGACCGGCAGCGCTTCGTCGCGCGGGCGGCACGGCTGTCATGA
- the asnB gene encoding asparagine synthase (glutamine-hydrolyzing): MCGLLAFFSANGNAAAHRDNIAGALECLHHRGPDETGVEVVGDATGHYADGVFAHKRLAIIDVASSHEPLPYAGGRYLLTFNGEIYNYIELREELVRTFGAQFATAGDGEVIVAGYHYWGEQVLTRLRGMFAFVIWDRQERRAFGARDYFGIKPLHYLETADGLYLASEKKALLPFAHSYYQGDAGIDTANLSHYLTLQYVPEPGTLHQGISRIGSGEYLTWSPGGRLDVRRWYRPVFRPAPVTDEQRLYHDIRETLRESVRMHMRSDVPVGSFLSSGIDSTAVVALAREFNPNILTFTVGYDVPGYSEIDVAQESARHLDVTTIPTKIGPQDMIDALPKIVWHLDDPVADPALVPLYFVAKKAAEHVTVVLSGEGADEFFGGYTIYREPLSLGTVNGLPGGVQKGLRAVSKAIPQGVKGKSFLERGTTPIEQRYYGNARMFTEEEKQHLLRRYDPSVRYTDVTAPIYAECTELDDVTKMQYVDLYTWLRGDILVKADRISMSHSLEVRVPFLDRAVFDVAATIPVDLKLPPRSDATKYAMRQALQGVVPPAIVNRRKLGFPTPTRVWLRGEMYEWARHVLSTSGAGDLIDLSYAMRLLEEHKREEADNSRKVWTVLIFCIWHAIFVAKTLDPGIQRNQSALLTKPVVGSMVR, from the coding sequence ATGTGCGGACTCCTGGCCTTCTTCAGCGCGAACGGCAACGCCGCCGCCCACCGCGACAACATCGCGGGGGCGTTGGAATGCCTGCACCACCGCGGACCGGACGAGACAGGGGTCGAGGTGGTCGGCGACGCCACCGGCCACTACGCGGACGGGGTGTTCGCGCACAAGCGGCTGGCGATCATCGACGTCGCCTCCAGCCACGAGCCGCTGCCGTACGCCGGCGGTCGCTACCTGCTCACCTTCAACGGCGAGATCTACAACTACATCGAGCTGCGGGAGGAGCTGGTTCGCACCTTCGGGGCCCAGTTCGCCACCGCCGGTGACGGCGAGGTGATCGTCGCCGGCTACCACTACTGGGGCGAGCAGGTGCTCACCCGGCTGCGCGGCATGTTCGCCTTCGTCATCTGGGACCGGCAGGAGCGTCGGGCGTTCGGCGCGCGGGACTACTTCGGCATCAAGCCGCTGCACTACCTGGAGACCGCCGACGGCCTCTACCTCGCCTCGGAGAAGAAGGCGCTGCTGCCCTTCGCGCACTCCTACTACCAGGGCGACGCCGGGATCGACACCGCCAACCTCAGCCACTACCTGACCCTCCAGTACGTCCCCGAGCCCGGCACCCTGCACCAGGGGATCAGCCGGATCGGCTCCGGGGAGTACCTGACCTGGTCCCCGGGGGGTCGGCTGGACGTCCGACGTTGGTACCGGCCGGTGTTCCGGCCCGCCCCGGTCACCGACGAGCAGCGGCTCTACCACGACATCCGGGAGACGCTGCGGGAGAGCGTCCGGATGCACATGCGTTCCGACGTGCCGGTCGGCTCGTTCCTGTCCAGCGGCATCGACTCCACCGCCGTGGTGGCCCTGGCGCGCGAGTTCAACCCCAACATCCTCACCTTCACCGTCGGCTACGACGTGCCCGGCTACTCCGAGATCGACGTGGCCCAGGAATCGGCCCGGCACCTCGACGTGACCACCATCCCGACCAAGATCGGGCCGCAGGACATGATCGACGCGCTGCCGAAGATCGTCTGGCACCTGGACGACCCGGTGGCCGACCCGGCGCTGGTGCCGCTCTACTTCGTCGCCAAGAAGGCCGCCGAGCACGTCACCGTGGTGCTCTCCGGTGAGGGTGCCGACGAGTTCTTCGGCGGCTACACCATCTACCGGGAGCCGCTCTCCCTCGGCACCGTCAACGGCCTGCCCGGCGGGGTGCAGAAGGGCCTGCGCGCGGTCTCCAAGGCGATCCCGCAGGGGGTCAAGGGCAAGAGCTTCCTGGAGCGCGGCACCACCCCGATCGAGCAGCGCTACTACGGCAACGCCCGGATGTTCACCGAGGAGGAGAAGCAGCACCTGCTGCGCCGCTACGACCCCTCGGTGCGCTACACCGACGTCACCGCCCCGATCTACGCCGAGTGCACCGAGCTGGACGACGTCACCAAGATGCAGTACGTCGACCTCTACACCTGGCTGCGCGGTGACATCCTGGTCAAGGCGGACCGGATCTCGATGTCGCACTCGCTGGAGGTCCGGGTGCCGTTCCTGGACCGGGCGGTCTTCGACGTGGCGGCCACCATCCCGGTCGACCTGAAGCTGCCGCCCCGCTCCGACGCCACCAAGTACGCCATGCGTCAGGCGTTGCAGGGGGTCGTGCCGCCGGCCATCGTCAACCGGAGGAAGCTGGGCTTCCCGACCCCGACCCGGGTCTGGCTGCGCGGCGAGATGTACGAGTGGGCCCGGCACGTGCTGTCCACCTCCGGCGCCGGCGACCTGATCGACCTGTCGTACGCGATGCGGCTGCTGGAGGAGCACAAGCGGGAGGAGGCGGACAACTCCCGCAAGGTGTGGACGGTGCTGATCTTCTGCATCTGGCACGCCATCTTCGTGGCCAAGACCCTCGACCCGGGCATCCAGCGCAACCAGTCCGCCCTGCTCACCAAGCCGGTCGTCGGCAGCATGGTCCGCTGA
- a CDS encoding DUF58 domain-containing protein: MARAAAVTTPVRPADAGGERTEAVLSRLQLLVTRKLDGLLQGDYAGLLPGPGSEAGESREYRPGDDVRRMDWPVTARTTTPHVRRTVADRELETWLAVDLSASLDFGTGRWLKRDVVVAATAALTHLTVRGGNRIGAVIGTGEQAPPAPARRWRPAPPPPTGPGVMTRVPARSGRREAQALLRAVAHTPLRPGRGDLGALVDLLNRPPRRRGLAVVISDFLAPPAQWGRPLRKLRVRHDVLAIEVVDPRELELPDVGVLPVVDPETGELHEVQTADPRLRRRYAEAAAAQRGAIAAELRAAGAGHLMLRTDRDWLLDMVRFVAAQRHARTRGTTR, translated from the coding sequence TTGGCCCGGGCAGCGGCCGTGACCACACCGGTACGCCCGGCCGACGCCGGTGGGGAGCGGACCGAGGCGGTGCTGTCCCGGCTGCAACTGTTGGTCACCCGTAAGCTCGACGGCCTGCTCCAGGGCGACTACGCGGGTCTGCTGCCGGGGCCGGGCAGCGAGGCGGGGGAGTCCCGCGAGTACCGCCCCGGCGACGACGTACGCCGGATGGACTGGCCGGTCACCGCCCGCACCACCACCCCGCACGTGCGGCGTACGGTGGCCGACCGGGAGTTGGAGACGTGGCTGGCGGTGGACCTGTCGGCGAGCCTGGACTTCGGCACCGGCCGGTGGCTCAAACGGGACGTGGTGGTCGCCGCGACCGCCGCGCTGACCCACCTGACCGTGCGCGGCGGCAACCGGATCGGCGCGGTGATCGGCACCGGGGAGCAGGCGCCGCCAGCGCCCGCCCGCCGGTGGCGGCCCGCCCCGCCGCCGCCCACCGGGCCGGGGGTGATGACCCGGGTGCCGGCCCGCTCCGGCCGGCGCGAGGCCCAGGCGCTGCTGCGCGCGGTGGCGCACACCCCGTTGCGACCCGGGCGCGGCGATCTGGGGGCGCTGGTGGACCTGCTCAACCGGCCGCCGCGCCGGCGTGGCCTGGCCGTGGTGATCTCGGACTTCCTCGCACCGCCCGCGCAGTGGGGTCGGCCGCTGCGTAAGCTGCGGGTCCGGCACGACGTGCTGGCCATCGAGGTGGTCGACCCGCGCGAGCTGGAGTTGCCCGACGTGGGGGTGCTGCCGGTGGTGGACCCGGAGACCGGGGAACTGCACGAGGTGCAGACCGCCGACCCGCGACTGCGGCGGCGCTACGCCGAGGCTGCTGCCGCCCAGCGCGGCGCGATCGCCGCCGAGTTGCGCGCCGCCGGCGCCGGGCACCTGATGTTGCGTACCGACCGAGACTGGCTGCTGGACATGGTGCGATTCGTGGCCGCCCAGCGGCACGCCCGCACCCGGGGGACGACGCGATGA
- a CDS encoding PH domain-containing protein encodes MTDGRPGPGAAHPAVPGFPSAPGSPAGAGGAEPRQRLHPLSPVLQGAKSLAVVIAGLSWSTLSRVGFGWFAVLVAALALGATVLAVVSWYNTGYHVVGRELRVHEGLLWRRTRAIPLERLQAVEVVRPLLAQLTGLAELRLEVVGGGKTEAPLAYLSVVDADRLRQRLLAVAAGTPDRTTADAAPSTGGAEADAAPVPAPTDREPAGRPLHAVTNTDLLVSQLLTPQAFLLPFGVAFVVAQFLSEGSWSFIAVASTLTAMAGVLLQPVRRVLDDWNFRLARESDRLRIHNGLLETRMQTVPLERVQTVGVTWPLLWRMKGWLRLRLEVAGYSGGEADDRNRPDRLLPVGDLTVGAAIVDEVLPGVRLTALPLTPPPTRARWLRPLSARVLGAGLHERVFAVRSGLLTRQVALVPYARIQSVRVVQGPAQRRLRLATVHVDTAGGSGAAAHDRDLAQAWALAAELTARSHAARRAR; translated from the coding sequence GTGACCGACGGTCGTCCCGGCCCCGGCGCGGCCCACCCGGCGGTCCCGGGGTTCCCGAGCGCCCCGGGCTCCCCTGCGGGGGCGGGCGGTGCCGAGCCGCGGCAGCGGCTGCACCCATTGAGCCCCGTTCTACAGGGGGCGAAGTCCCTGGCGGTGGTGATCGCCGGCCTCTCCTGGTCGACGCTGTCCCGGGTGGGCTTCGGGTGGTTCGCGGTGCTGGTGGCGGCCCTCGCCCTGGGTGCGACGGTGCTGGCGGTGGTCAGCTGGTACAACACCGGCTACCACGTCGTCGGGCGGGAGCTGCGGGTGCACGAGGGTCTGCTGTGGCGGCGTACCCGGGCGATCCCGCTGGAGCGGTTGCAGGCCGTGGAGGTGGTCCGCCCGCTGTTGGCGCAGCTCACCGGGCTGGCCGAGCTGCGCCTGGAGGTGGTCGGCGGCGGCAAGACCGAGGCGCCGCTGGCGTACCTCTCGGTCGTCGACGCGGACCGGCTGAGGCAGCGGCTGCTCGCCGTGGCCGCCGGCACCCCCGACCGGACGACCGCCGACGCGGCACCGTCGACAGGGGGTGCGGAGGCGGACGCCGCGCCGGTGCCGGCACCGACCGACCGGGAGCCGGCGGGTCGGCCGCTGCACGCGGTGACGAACACCGACCTGCTGGTCAGCCAGTTACTCACCCCGCAGGCCTTCCTGCTCCCGTTCGGCGTCGCCTTCGTGGTGGCGCAGTTCCTCTCCGAGGGATCCTGGTCGTTCATCGCGGTGGCCAGCACCCTCACCGCGATGGCCGGCGTGCTGCTGCAACCGGTCCGCCGGGTCCTCGACGACTGGAACTTCCGACTGGCCCGCGAGTCCGACCGGCTACGCATCCACAACGGCCTGCTGGAGACCCGGATGCAGACCGTGCCGCTGGAACGGGTGCAGACCGTCGGGGTGACCTGGCCGCTGCTCTGGCGGATGAAGGGCTGGCTGCGGCTGCGGCTGGAGGTCGCCGGCTACTCCGGCGGCGAGGCCGACGACCGCAACCGACCCGACCGGCTGCTGCCCGTCGGTGACCTGACCGTCGGCGCGGCCATCGTCGACGAGGTGCTGCCCGGGGTGCGGCTGACCGCGCTGCCGCTGACGCCGCCGCCGACCCGGGCCCGCTGGCTGCGCCCGCTCAGCGCCCGGGTGCTCGGCGCCGGGCTGCACGAGCGGGTCTTCGCCGTCCGGTCCGGCCTGCTCACCCGGCAGGTGGCGCTGGTGCCGTACGCCCGGATCCAGAGCGTGCGGGTGGTGCAGGGGCCGGCGCAGCGGCGGCTGCGGCTGGCCACGGTGCACGTCGACACCGCCGGCGGGTCGGGTGCCGCCGCGCACGACCGTGACCTGGCCCAGGCCTGGGCGCTCGCCGCCGAACTGACCGCGCGGTCCCACGCCGCCCGCCGCGCCCGCTGA
- a CDS encoding lytic polysaccharide monooxygenase codes for MLRSRTAALFTAAATLAFGAVALTVQPEPAAAHGTPIVPGSRTYLCWQDGLSPTGEIRPNNPACSAAVAQSGTNSLYNWFSVLRSDAGGRTVGFIPDGKLCSGGNTGFAGYDLARTDWPLTHLTSGARLDFKYSNWAHHPGTFYFYVTKDSWSPTRPLAWSDLEEPFLTVTNPPQQGASGTNEGHYYFSGNLPSGKSGRHIIYSRWVRSDSQENFFGCSDVTFDGGSGQVTGVGSGNNPTTPPPNPTTTPPNPTTTPPNPTTTPPNPTTTPPNPTTAPPGNSDCMAVYRVVSAWSGGFQGEVTIMNHSTRTYGGWAASWTWPNGQVISQVWNGTLSTSGSTVTVTNAAYNGSVAPEKTTTFGFTASSTGTNGLPTITCSGR; via the coding sequence GTGCTCCGTTCCCGTACGGCCGCGTTGTTCACCGCGGCCGCCACCCTCGCCTTCGGGGCCGTCGCCCTGACGGTGCAACCGGAACCGGCCGCCGCGCACGGCACGCCGATCGTTCCGGGCAGCCGGACCTACCTGTGCTGGCAGGACGGCCTCTCCCCCACCGGCGAGATCAGGCCGAACAACCCGGCCTGCTCCGCCGCCGTCGCCCAGAGCGGCACCAACTCCCTCTACAACTGGTTCAGCGTGCTCCGCTCGGACGCCGGCGGACGCACCGTCGGCTTCATTCCCGACGGCAAGCTGTGCAGCGGTGGCAACACCGGTTTCGCCGGGTACGACCTGGCCCGCACCGACTGGCCGCTGACCCACCTGACGTCCGGCGCGCGGCTGGACTTCAAGTACAGCAACTGGGCCCACCACCCCGGCACGTTCTACTTCTACGTGACGAAGGACAGCTGGAGCCCGACCCGGCCGCTGGCCTGGAGCGACCTGGAGGAGCCGTTCCTCACGGTGACCAACCCGCCCCAGCAGGGCGCGTCGGGCACCAACGAGGGGCACTACTACTTCAGCGGGAACCTGCCGTCGGGCAAGTCCGGCCGGCACATCATCTACTCCCGCTGGGTCCGCTCGGACAGCCAGGAGAACTTCTTCGGCTGCTCGGACGTCACCTTCGACGGCGGCAGCGGCCAGGTGACCGGGGTCGGCAGCGGTAACAACCCCACCACTCCCCCGCCGAACCCCACCACGACGCCGCCCAACCCGACCACCACGCCGCCGAACCCCACCACGACGCCGCCGAACCCGACCACCACGCCGCCGAACCCGACCACCGCACCGCCGGGCAACAGCGACTGCATGGCGGTCTACCGGGTGGTCAGCGCCTGGTCCGGTGGTTTCCAGGGTGAGGTCACCATCATGAACCACAGCACCCGCACCTACGGTGGCTGGGCGGCGAGCTGGACCTGGCCCAACGGCCAGGTGATCTCGCAGGTCTGGAACGGCACGCTGAGCACCAGCGGGTCGACGGTGACAGTCACCAACGCCGCGTACAACGGCTCCGTCGCGCCGGAGAAGACGACCACGTTCGGCTTCACGGCCAGCAGCACCGGAACGAACGGGCTGCCCACGATCACCTGCTCCGGCCGGTGA
- a CDS encoding phosphatase PAP2 family protein — protein MAVVTEPPPPVPSESVGAPAGGRRRVIAMSVWGVAFVVTWLVIGLPTDPAYAFCWIWAGTVAWNWGRPWRSHLAFARDWIPVVLLLAFYNLSRGFADNGRTPHAYELIVADRVMFGWATGGEVPTIWLQQHLYRPEVHWWDVLASWVYFSHFVVTLAAAAVLWLRSRERWGAYMRRWGFLCAAGLVTYFVYPAAPPWWAAQNGLLTEVARISTRGWKEFGMHGAGNLLNAGQIASNPVAAMPSLHTAWALFVVLFFLRSTRRRWWPLLLAYPLAMTFTLVYSGEHYVIDVLVGWAYVGMTFLVVGLAERAWRARRARRAGSDDDRAGAAEAAPVTPAVVGSEAAGR, from the coding sequence ATGGCCGTTGTGACTGAGCCCCCGCCCCCCGTCCCGTCCGAGTCCGTCGGCGCGCCCGCCGGTGGACGTCGCCGCGTGATCGCGATGTCCGTCTGGGGCGTCGCCTTCGTGGTGACCTGGCTGGTCATCGGCCTGCCGACAGACCCGGCGTACGCCTTCTGCTGGATCTGGGCCGGCACCGTCGCCTGGAACTGGGGTCGGCCGTGGCGCAGCCACCTGGCCTTCGCCCGGGACTGGATCCCGGTGGTGCTGCTGCTCGCCTTCTACAACCTCTCCCGGGGCTTCGCCGACAACGGCCGTACCCCGCACGCGTACGAGTTGATCGTCGCCGACCGGGTCATGTTCGGCTGGGCCACCGGGGGCGAGGTGCCGACGATCTGGCTCCAGCAGCACCTCTACCGCCCCGAGGTGCACTGGTGGGACGTGCTGGCCAGCTGGGTCTACTTCTCCCATTTCGTGGTGACGCTGGCCGCCGCCGCCGTGCTCTGGCTGCGCAGCCGGGAGCGCTGGGGTGCGTACATGCGGCGGTGGGGGTTCCTCTGCGCCGCCGGCCTGGTCACCTACTTCGTCTACCCGGCCGCGCCGCCGTGGTGGGCGGCGCAGAACGGCCTGCTCACCGAGGTCGCCCGGATCTCCACCCGGGGTTGGAAGGAGTTCGGCATGCACGGCGCGGGCAACCTGCTCAACGCCGGGCAGATCGCCTCCAACCCGGTCGCCGCGATGCCGTCGCTGCACACCGCCTGGGCGCTGTTCGTGGTGCTGTTCTTCCTGCGGTCGACCCGCCGACGGTGGTGGCCGCTGTTGCTGGCGTACCCGCTGGCGATGACCTTCACCCTGGTCTACAGCGGTGAGCACTACGTGATCGACGTACTTGTCGGCTGGGCGTACGTGGGGATGACGTTCCTGGTCGTCGGCCTGGCCGAGCGGGCCTGGCGGGCCCGCCGCGCCCGGCGGGCCGGCAGCGACGACGACCGGGCCGGTGCCGCCGAGGCCGCGCCGGTCACGCCCGCCGTCGTCGGGTCGGAGGCAGCCGGTCGCTGA
- a CDS encoding AAA family ATPase, translating to MAQPTTPDAPTPNGTAPETSATVTTPAQDATLLERALFEIKRVIVGQDRMVERMFVALLARGHCLLEGVPGVAKTLAVETLARVVGGEFARVQFTPDLVPADIMGTRIYRQSTEKFDVELGPVFVNFLLADEINRAPAKVQSALLEVMSERQVSIGGQTHRVPDPFLVMATQNPIEQEGVYPLPEAQRDRFLMKIVVGYPTDAEEREIVYRMGVAAPVPAQVFTADDLLALQRKADQVFVHNALVDYAVRLVLATRSPAEHGMPDVARLIQYGASPRASLGLIRATRALALLRGRDYALPQDVQDIAPDILRHRLVLSYDALADDVPADHVVHRVMSTIPLPSVAPRQQASAPPPVSGPPAAGWPGQRP from the coding sequence GTGGCCCAGCCGACCACGCCCGACGCCCCGACCCCGAACGGGACGGCCCCCGAGACATCTGCGACGGTGACCACCCCCGCCCAGGACGCCACTCTGCTGGAGCGCGCGCTGTTCGAGATCAAGCGGGTGATCGTGGGGCAGGACCGGATGGTGGAGCGGATGTTCGTGGCGCTCCTGGCCCGGGGGCACTGCCTGCTGGAGGGGGTGCCGGGGGTGGCCAAGACCCTGGCGGTGGAGACCCTGGCCCGGGTGGTGGGTGGCGAGTTCGCCCGGGTGCAGTTCACCCCGGACCTGGTGCCGGCCGACATCATGGGCACCCGGATCTACCGGCAGTCGACCGAGAAGTTCGACGTCGAGCTGGGCCCGGTCTTCGTCAACTTCCTGCTCGCCGACGAGATCAACCGGGCCCCGGCCAAGGTGCAGTCGGCGCTGCTGGAGGTGATGAGCGAGCGGCAGGTCTCCATCGGCGGCCAGACCCACCGGGTGCCCGATCCGTTCCTGGTGATGGCCACCCAGAACCCGATCGAGCAGGAGGGCGTCTACCCGTTGCCGGAGGCGCAGCGGGACCGCTTCCTGATGAAGATCGTCGTCGGGTACCCCACCGACGCCGAGGAGCGGGAGATCGTCTACCGGATGGGGGTCGCCGCCCCCGTGCCGGCGCAGGTGTTCACCGCCGACGACCTGCTCGCCCTGCAACGCAAGGCCGACCAGGTCTTCGTGCACAACGCGCTGGTCGACTACGCCGTCCGGCTGGTGCTGGCCACCCGCAGCCCCGCCGAGCACGGCATGCCCGACGTGGCCCGGCTGATCCAGTACGGGGCCAGCCCGCGCGCCTCGCTCGGCCTGATCCGGGCCACCCGGGCACTGGCGCTGCTGCGCGGCCGGGACTACGCGTTGCCGCAGGACGTCCAGGACATCGCGCCGGACATCCTGCGCCACCGGCTGGTGCTCAGCTATGACGCGCTCGCCGACGACGTGCCCGCCGACCACGTGGTGCACCGGGTGATGTCGACCATCCCGCTGCCCTCGGTGGCGCCCCGGCAGCAGGCGTCCGCGCCGCCGCCGGTCAGCGGCCCGCCGGCCGCCGGTTGGCCCGGGCAGCGGCCGTGA
- a CDS encoding MBL fold metallo-hydrolase — MTFRFTEIADRVHVLREPLLDVNVTLVVGDDAALLVDTLSTAGQAAALATAARAVTPHPWTLVNTHHHFDHCFGNATLATDPPRPVYAHEVAAAALRDRPDRLRRAAWEEMRAEHPGLAAELAGTTLLAPTHTVHTETVLDVGGRRVVLRHPGHGHTDADLVVHVPDADVLVAGDLVEQSGPPAFEESYPLQWPDAVAELLRMTTSATVVVPGHGEPVDAEFVRAQHARLVELAWLIRAAHTAGAPPERVAADSPFGARPGLVAARRGYLELDGAP, encoded by the coding sequence ATGACGTTCCGGTTCACCGAGATCGCCGACCGGGTCCACGTGCTGCGCGAGCCGCTGCTCGACGTCAACGTCACGCTGGTGGTGGGCGACGACGCCGCGCTCCTGGTGGACACCCTGTCCACCGCCGGGCAGGCCGCCGCGCTGGCCACCGCGGCGCGGGCGGTCACCCCACACCCGTGGACGCTCGTCAACACCCACCACCATTTCGACCACTGCTTCGGCAACGCGACGCTCGCCACCGACCCACCCCGCCCGGTGTACGCGCACGAGGTGGCCGCCGCCGCGCTCCGCGACCGGCCGGACCGGCTGCGCCGGGCGGCCTGGGAAGAGATGCGGGCGGAGCATCCCGGGCTCGCCGCCGAGCTGGCCGGGACGACCCTGCTGGCCCCGACGCACACCGTGCACACCGAGACGGTGCTGGACGTCGGCGGCCGGCGGGTGGTGCTGCGGCACCCGGGTCACGGGCACACCGACGCGGATCTGGTGGTGCACGTGCCGGACGCCGACGTGCTGGTCGCCGGGGACCTGGTGGAGCAGTCCGGGCCACCGGCGTTCGAGGAGTCGTACCCGTTGCAGTGGCCGGACGCGGTCGCCGAGCTGCTGCGGATGACCACGTCGGCGACGGTGGTGGTGCCCGGCCACGGGGAACCGGTGGACGCGGAGTTCGTCCGGGCCCAGCACGCCCGGCTGGTCGAGCTGGCCTGGCTGATCCGGGCCGCCCACACGGCCGGCGCACCGCCGGAGCGGGTGGCCGCCGACTCCCCGTTCGGTGCCCGCCCCGGCCTGGTCGCCGCCCGCCGGGGCTACCTCGAACTCGACGGCGCCCCCTGA
- a CDS encoding PH domain-containing protein, producing the protein MNAAEPPQSPVSALEPWPDTVRWQPISTDLIWVELLRLALGLAVLLVGLALGWALQGHWLFGAGCAVVLLGGGWRAVTIVRAVHAWGYAERADDLLVRHGLLVRRLSIVPYSRMQFVDVSAGPLERAFDLATVQLHTAAAATDARVPGLRPAEASRLRDRLTALGEDRAEGL; encoded by the coding sequence GTGAACGCTGCCGAGCCACCCCAGTCCCCGGTGAGCGCCCTCGAACCCTGGCCGGACACCGTCCGCTGGCAGCCCATCTCGACCGACCTGATCTGGGTGGAGCTGCTCCGCCTGGCGCTGGGCCTGGCGGTGCTGCTGGTCGGGTTGGCGCTGGGCTGGGCGTTGCAGGGGCACTGGCTGTTCGGTGCGGGCTGCGCCGTGGTGCTGCTCGGCGGCGGCTGGCGGGCGGTGACGATCGTCCGGGCCGTCCACGCCTGGGGGTACGCCGAGCGCGCCGACGACCTGCTGGTCCGGCATGGGCTGCTGGTCCGCCGGTTGTCCATCGTGCCGTACTCGCGGATGCAGTTCGTCGACGTCAGCGCCGGCCCGCTGGAACGCGCCTTCGACCTGGCCACCGTGCAGCTGCACACCGCTGCGGCGGCCACCGACGCCCGGGTCCCCGGCCTACGGCCGGCCGAGGCGTCCCGACTGCGTGACCGGCTCACCGCCCTCGGTGAGGACCGGGCGGAGGGGCTGTGA